In the Variovorax sp. S12S4 genome, one interval contains:
- the gsiB gene encoding glutathione ABC transporter substrate-binding protein GsiB, with protein sequence MKQSSSSLRWASALLGLAALAMTGTAMAAKDAVLSIGYQPETLDPYNTNTTITTAVTKTFYEGLFQFDKDLKVQNVLAEGYEVSKDGLVYTIKLRQGVKFHDGTDFNAEAVKFTLDRVLNQDNKLLRYNQFNRVSKVEAVNASTVRITLKEPFGPFINSLAHASAAMISPTALKKWGNKDIAFHPVGTGPFEFVEWKQTEAVKAKKFDGYWKKGYPKVDTVQWKPVLENNTRAAMLQTGEADFAFPIPYEQAELLKKSDKLEVVAIPSIITRFLAFNMLQKPYDNPKVREAIGYAINKEALAKVAFGGYAFPAQGMLPQGVKFAEKMAPIPYDVKKAKELLAEAGYPNGFESVLWSAYNNTTSQKTIQFVQQQLAQVGIKLQVQALEVGQRTEMVDAWPDAKTAKVRMYYTGWSSSTGEADWGLRPLFASEAWAPKLNNMSFYKSEVVDNALAKALITVDDKEKAALYKTAQEEIRKDLPRVPLVTEQNLSAHSKRLSGVYVMPDGNINIDAISIN encoded by the coding sequence ATGAAGCAATCTTCTTCCTCCCTGCGATGGGCATCGGCACTGCTGGGCCTGGCCGCTCTGGCGATGACCGGCACGGCAATGGCCGCGAAAGACGCGGTGCTGTCGATCGGCTACCAGCCCGAAACGCTCGACCCGTACAACACCAACACGACCATCACCACGGCCGTGACCAAGACCTTCTATGAAGGCCTGTTCCAGTTCGACAAGGACCTGAAGGTCCAGAACGTGCTGGCCGAAGGCTACGAAGTGTCGAAGGACGGCCTGGTCTACACCATCAAGCTGCGCCAGGGCGTCAAGTTCCACGACGGCACCGACTTCAACGCCGAGGCGGTGAAGTTCACGCTCGACCGCGTGCTGAACCAGGACAACAAGCTGCTGCGCTACAACCAGTTCAACCGCGTGAGCAAGGTCGAAGCGGTGAATGCCAGCACCGTGCGCATCACGCTGAAGGAGCCCTTCGGCCCCTTCATCAACTCGCTGGCCCACGCCTCGGCCGCAATGATTTCGCCCACCGCGCTGAAGAAGTGGGGCAACAAGGACATCGCCTTCCACCCCGTGGGCACCGGCCCGTTCGAATTCGTCGAGTGGAAGCAGACCGAAGCGGTCAAGGCCAAGAAGTTCGACGGCTACTGGAAGAAGGGCTACCCCAAGGTCGACACGGTGCAGTGGAAGCCCGTGCTCGAGAACAACACGCGCGCAGCCATGCTGCAGACCGGCGAAGCCGATTTCGCGTTCCCGATTCCCTACGAGCAAGCCGAGCTGCTGAAGAAGAGCGACAAGCTCGAAGTGGTGGCCATTCCGTCGATCATCACGCGCTTCCTGGCTTTCAACATGCTGCAGAAGCCGTACGACAACCCGAAGGTGCGCGAAGCCATCGGCTACGCCATCAACAAGGAAGCCCTGGCCAAGGTCGCGTTCGGCGGCTATGCCTTCCCGGCGCAGGGCATGCTGCCGCAGGGCGTGAAGTTTGCCGAGAAGATGGCGCCCATTCCCTACGACGTGAAGAAGGCCAAGGAACTGCTGGCCGAAGCCGGCTACCCGAACGGCTTCGAGTCGGTGCTGTGGAGCGCCTACAACAACACGACCAGCCAGAAGACGATCCAGTTCGTGCAGCAGCAGCTCGCGCAAGTGGGCATCAAGCTGCAGGTGCAGGCACTCGAAGTGGGCCAGCGCACCGAAATGGTCGATGCATGGCCCGACGCCAAGACGGCCAAGGTGCGCATGTACTACACGGGCTGGTCGTCGTCGACCGGCGAAGCCGACTGGGGCCTGCGCCCGCTGTTCGCCTCTGAAGCCTGGGCGCCCAAGCTCAACAACATGTCGTTCTACAAGAGCGAGGTGGTGGACAACGCACTGGCCAAGGCGCTGATTACCGTGGACGACAAGGAAAAGGCCGCGCTCTACAAGACCGCGCAGGAAGAAATCCGCAAGGACCTGCCGCGCGTGCCGCTGGTGACCGAGCAGAACCTGTCGGCGCACTCCAAGCGCCTGTCGGGTGTGTACGTGATGCCTGACGGCAACATCAACATCGACGCCATCTCGATTAATTGA
- a CDS encoding isoaspartyl peptidase/L-asparaginase family protein — MKNSSNTPVIAIHGGAGTISAATTSAAQAQAYHDALQNIVRAAQAALLKGASALDATCLAVELLEECPLFNAGHGAVFTHDETHELDAAVMDGATLAAGAIAGVCHIRRPVRAARAVLEDGAHVLLAGAGAEAFAREHGLEMVEPFFFSTEARRQQLYRVRDTGRVVTDHEGAAMTPPLDEDKKFGTVGAVALDMHGHLAAATSTGGMTNKRVGRIGDTPLIGAGTYADDRTAAVSCTGSGEMFIRVSAAYDVCARMAYGGATLEAATRAVVHQSLPAIGGTGGLIAIDRHGNLSLAFNSEGMYRGHARGDDAPVTAIFA; from the coding sequence ATGAAGAACAGCAGCAACACCCCGGTCATCGCCATTCACGGCGGGGCCGGAACCATCAGCGCCGCCACGACCAGCGCGGCGCAGGCGCAGGCTTACCACGACGCGCTGCAGAACATCGTGCGCGCCGCACAGGCAGCGCTGCTCAAGGGCGCATCCGCGCTCGACGCCACCTGCCTCGCCGTCGAACTGCTCGAAGAGTGCCCGCTCTTCAACGCGGGCCACGGAGCGGTTTTCACGCACGACGAAACCCATGAACTCGATGCCGCCGTGATGGACGGCGCAACGCTGGCCGCCGGCGCGATTGCCGGGGTCTGCCACATTCGCCGCCCGGTGCGCGCCGCGCGCGCCGTGCTCGAAGACGGCGCCCATGTGCTGCTGGCCGGCGCGGGCGCCGAAGCCTTTGCGCGCGAGCACGGACTCGAAATGGTCGAGCCCTTTTTCTTTTCGACCGAAGCGCGCCGCCAGCAGCTCTACCGCGTGCGCGACACCGGCCGCGTGGTGACCGACCACGAAGGCGCGGCCATGACGCCGCCGCTGGACGAAGACAAGAAGTTCGGCACCGTGGGCGCCGTGGCGCTCGACATGCACGGCCACCTGGCCGCGGCCACCTCGACCGGCGGCATGACCAACAAGCGCGTCGGCCGCATCGGGGACACCCCGCTGATCGGCGCCGGCACCTATGCGGACGACCGCACCGCCGCCGTCTCTTGCACCGGCAGCGGTGAAATGTTCATCCGCGTTTCGGCCGCCTACGACGTTTGCGCGCGCATGGCCTACGGCGGCGCCACGCTCGAAGCCGCCACCCGTGCCGTGGTGCACCAGTCGCTGCCCGCCATCGGCGGCACGGGCGGGCTGATCGCCATCGACCGCCACGGCAACCTGAGCCTCGCCTTCAACAGCGAAGGCATGTACCGCGGTCATGCCCGCGGCGACGACGCCCCTGTGACGGCCATCTTCGCCTGA
- the gsiD gene encoding glutathione ABC transporter permease GsiD, with translation MTQASGVSAEIIAPPVVAVQTAGKVRTPWGECWRRFKKQPVGIVAAVFVLLLVFVAVFAPWIVPFDAENFFDYDMLNTGPSATHWFGVDPLGRDIFSRILMGARISLMAGFLSVLVGGFVGTAFGLLAGYYEGWWDRIVMRISDVLFAFPGILLALGVVAILGSSMTNVVVAVSVFSVPAFARLVRGNTLVLKQQTYIEAERSIGASDWTIIVRHILPGTISSIVVYFSMRVGTSIITAASLSFLGMGAQPPTPEWGAMLSEARADMVTSPHVALFPSLAIFFTVLAFNLLGDALRDALDPKIDRQ, from the coding sequence ATGACGCAAGCTTCCGGCGTGTCTGCCGAAATCATCGCTCCGCCCGTGGTGGCGGTTCAAACCGCGGGCAAGGTCCGCACGCCCTGGGGCGAATGCTGGCGCCGCTTCAAGAAGCAGCCGGTGGGCATCGTGGCGGCGGTGTTCGTGCTGCTGCTGGTGTTCGTTGCGGTGTTCGCGCCGTGGATCGTGCCCTTCGACGCGGAGAACTTCTTCGACTACGACATGCTGAACACGGGCCCCTCGGCCACGCACTGGTTCGGTGTCGATCCGCTGGGCCGCGACATCTTCAGCCGCATCCTGATGGGTGCGCGCATTTCGCTGATGGCGGGTTTTCTCTCGGTGCTGGTGGGCGGCTTCGTCGGCACGGCCTTCGGCCTGCTCGCGGGCTACTACGAAGGCTGGTGGGACCGCATCGTGATGCGCATCTCCGACGTGCTGTTTGCCTTTCCGGGCATTCTGCTGGCGTTGGGCGTGGTCGCCATCCTGGGCAGCAGCATGACCAACGTGGTGGTGGCGGTGTCGGTGTTCAGCGTGCCGGCGTTCGCGCGCTTGGTGCGCGGCAACACGCTGGTGCTCAAGCAGCAGACCTACATCGAGGCCGAGCGCAGCATCGGCGCATCGGACTGGACCATCATCGTGCGGCACATCCTGCCGGGCACCATCTCCTCGATCGTCGTGTATTTCTCGATGCGCGTGGGCACGTCGATCATCACGGCGGCCAGCCTCTCGTTCCTGGGCATGGGCGCGCAACCGCCCACGCCCGAATGGGGCGCCATGCTCAGCGAAGCACGCGCCGACATGGTGACCTCGCCCCACGTGGCGCTGTTCCCGAGCCTGGCCATCTTCTTTACCGTGCTGGCCTTCAACCTGCTGGGCGATGCGCTGCGCGACGCGCTCGACCCCAAGATCGACCGCCAGTAA
- the gsiC gene encoding glutathione ABC transporter permease GsiC, with amino-acid sequence MLNYFLKRLLGLIPTLLIVAVLVFLFVHMLPGDPARLAAGQEADEQTVAMVRAELGLDKPLPQQFVSFFTHMLQGDFGTSIRTRRPVATEIGERFFPTVMLTITSMVWAVIFGMGIGIVSAVFRNQWPDRLGMTLAVSGISFPAFALGMLLMQIFSVQLGWLPTVGASSWKHYILPSITLGAAVAAVMARFTRASFVEVIQEDFVRTARGKGVRERTVIIKHCLRNALIPVVTMMGLQFGFLLGGSILVEAVFNWPGLGRLLVDAVQMRDYPVIQTLVLLFSLEFILINLVVDVLYGYINPTIRYK; translated from the coding sequence ATGCTGAATTACTTTCTCAAACGACTGTTGGGGCTGATCCCGACGCTGCTCATCGTGGCAGTGCTGGTGTTCCTGTTCGTCCACATGCTGCCGGGCGATCCGGCGCGCCTTGCCGCCGGCCAGGAAGCCGACGAGCAGACCGTGGCCATGGTGCGCGCGGAGCTGGGCCTGGACAAGCCGCTGCCGCAGCAGTTCGTGAGCTTCTTCACCCACATGCTGCAGGGCGACTTCGGCACCTCGATCCGCACGCGGCGGCCGGTGGCGACGGAGATCGGCGAGCGCTTTTTCCCGACGGTGATGCTCACCATCACCAGCATGGTGTGGGCGGTGATTTTCGGCATGGGCATCGGCATTGTTTCCGCGGTGTTCCGCAACCAATGGCCCGACCGGCTCGGCATGACGCTGGCGGTGTCGGGCATTTCATTTCCCGCATTTGCATTGGGCATGCTGCTGATGCAGATCTTCTCGGTTCAGCTCGGCTGGCTGCCCACCGTGGGGGCCAGCAGCTGGAAGCACTACATCCTGCCTTCGATCACGCTGGGCGCAGCGGTGGCCGCCGTGATGGCGCGCTTCACCCGCGCATCCTTCGTCGAAGTGATCCAGGAAGACTTTGTTCGCACGGCGCGCGGCAAGGGCGTGCGCGAGCGCACGGTCATCATCAAGCACTGCCTGCGCAATGCGCTCATTCCGGTGGTGACCATGATGGGCCTGCAGTTCGGTTTTCTGCTGGGCGGCTCGATTCTTGTCGAGGCGGTGTTCAACTGGCCCGGCCTCGGCCGCCTGCTGGTCGACGCGGTGCAGATGCGCGACTACCCCGTCATCCAGACGCTGGTGCTGCTGTTCTCGCTCGAATTCATCCTGATCAACCTGGTGGTCGATGTGCTGTACGGCTACATCAACCCCACCATCCGCTACAAGTGA
- a CDS encoding dipeptide ABC transporter ATP-binding protein produces MSSPALALPDGRVLAVDDLTVRFSTSERTVDAVKKLSFHVDHGETLAVVGESGSGKSVTSLALMRLVEHGGGRILGGRMAFRRRSGEVLDLAQARDAEMRNIRGADIAMIFQEPMTSLNPVFTAGEQIAEAIRIHQGKNNAAACAEALRMLELVRIPEARNVLDRFPHQLSGGMRQRVMIAMALSCKPQLLIADEPTTALDVTIQAQILQLIRELQKEMRMGVLFITHDMGVVAEIADRVLVMYRGDKVEAGSSDTVFTAPQHPYTKALLSAVPKLGAMQGTDLPAKFELLRTEGSPDTVPITDTTPQTTVREEAGPILRVRDLVTRFDVRSGFFGRVKRRVHAVEKISFDLYPGETLALVGESGCGKSTTGRSLLRLVESQSGAIEFGGQNIRELPTRELQALRRNIQFIFQDPFASLDPRVTVGFSIMEPLLIHGIAKGAEAQQRVDWLLQKVGLPPEVAQRYPHEFSGGQRQRIAIARALALNPKVVVADESVSALDVSIQAQIVNLMLDLQRELGVAFLFISHDMAVVERISHRVAVMYLGQIVEIGPRRAVFEAPQHPYTRKLMAAVPVADPSRRHKPRALLEGEIPSPIRAVGDEPDVPPLVQVAPGHFVARHAVGGAF; encoded by the coding sequence ATGTCCTCCCCTGCCCTCGCCCTGCCAGACGGCCGCGTTCTCGCCGTCGACGACCTCACCGTTCGCTTCTCGACTTCGGAGCGCACGGTCGATGCCGTCAAGAAGCTGTCCTTCCACGTCGACCACGGCGAAACGCTTGCGGTGGTGGGCGAATCGGGCTCCGGCAAATCGGTCACCTCGCTCGCGCTGATGCGGCTGGTGGAGCACGGCGGCGGCCGCATCCTCGGCGGGCGCATGGCGTTTCGCCGCCGCAGCGGCGAGGTGCTCGACCTGGCACAGGCGCGCGACGCCGAAATGCGCAACATCCGCGGCGCGGACATCGCGATGATCTTCCAGGAGCCGATGACGTCTCTCAACCCGGTGTTCACCGCGGGCGAGCAGATTGCCGAGGCGATTCGCATCCACCAGGGCAAGAACAATGCGGCCGCGTGCGCCGAAGCATTGCGCATGCTCGAGCTGGTGCGCATACCCGAAGCGCGCAACGTGCTCGACCGCTTTCCGCACCAGCTCTCGGGAGGCATGCGCCAGCGCGTGATGATTGCAATGGCGCTTTCGTGCAAACCGCAGCTGCTGATTGCCGACGAGCCCACCACGGCGCTCGACGTGACGATTCAGGCGCAAATTCTCCAGCTCATTCGAGAGCTGCAGAAGGAGATGCGCATGGGCGTGCTCTTCATCACGCACGACATGGGCGTGGTGGCCGAAATTGCCGACCGCGTGCTGGTGATGTACCGCGGCGACAAAGTGGAAGCCGGCAGTTCCGACACGGTCTTCACCGCCCCCCAGCACCCGTACACCAAGGCGCTGCTGTCGGCGGTGCCCAAGCTCGGCGCCATGCAAGGCACCGACCTGCCCGCCAAGTTCGAATTGCTGCGCACCGAAGGCAGCCCCGACACCGTGCCAATCACCGACACCACGCCGCAAACCACGGTGCGCGAAGAAGCCGGCCCCATCCTGCGCGTGCGCGACCTGGTAACACGCTTCGACGTGCGCAGCGGTTTCTTCGGCCGCGTGAAGCGCCGCGTGCATGCCGTTGAAAAAATCAGCTTCGACCTGTACCCCGGCGAAACGCTGGCGCTGGTGGGCGAATCGGGCTGCGGCAAGTCGACCACCGGCCGTTCGCTGCTGCGCCTGGTCGAAAGCCAGAGCGGCGCCATCGAGTTCGGCGGCCAGAACATCCGCGAACTGCCGACGCGCGAGCTGCAGGCGCTGCGCCGCAATATCCAGTTCATCTTTCAAGACCCGTTCGCGTCGCTCGATCCGCGCGTGACGGTCGGCTTCTCGATCATGGAGCCGCTGCTGATCCACGGCATTGCCAAGGGCGCCGAAGCGCAGCAACGCGTCGACTGGCTGCTGCAGAAGGTGGGCCTGCCGCCCGAAGTGGCGCAGCGCTATCCGCACGAGTTTTCAGGCGGTCAGCGCCAGCGCATTGCGATTGCACGCGCACTCGCGCTCAACCCCAAAGTGGTGGTGGCGGACGAATCGGTGTCGGCGCTGGACGTTTCGATTCAGGCGCAGATCGTCAACCTCATGCTCGACCTGCAGCGTGAACTGGGCGTGGCATTTCTCTTCATCTCGCACGACATGGCCGTGGTCGAGCGCATCAGCCACCGCGTGGCCGTGATGTACCTCGGGCAGATCGTGGAGATTGGCCCGCGCCGCGCCGTGTTCGAGGCGCCCCAGCACCCCTACACCCGCAAGCTGATGGCCGCGGTGCCGGTGGCCGACCCGTCGCGCCGCCACAAGCCTCGCGCGCTGCTCGAAGGCGAAATTCCCAGCCCCATTCGCGCGGTGGGCGACGAGCCCGACGTGCCGCCGCTGGTGCAGGTGGCGCCCGGCCACTTCGTCGCACGGCACGCCGTGGGCGGAGCCTTCTGA
- a CDS encoding DmpA family aminopeptidase, with the protein MPSIPHIGSLPSGTRNAITDVQGVSVGHRTLDDNGVQTGVTVVRPHGGDAFRDKVPAAAVVLNGFGKSVGLVQVEELGVLETPIALTNTFSVGTVATAQIRDCVAANPESGRSLPTVNPLVFECNDGFLNDIQRLAVTEADYLHALESAGADFEQGSVGAGRGMSSFQFKGGIGSASRCVPSRHGGVHTVGALVLANYGRLPQLVLAGRAVGAQLAAQLASQEAAAQATAAAEPEKGSIIMLIATDAPLDARQLRRLALRAGAGLARTGSVFGHGSGDIALAFSTAYTVPDRAERPMPAVAMLHDSLLDDIFQAAADSTEQAIVHALWRATAVTGRDGHHRRALSELLPPSSFIS; encoded by the coding sequence ATGCCATCGATTCCGCACATCGGCAGCCTGCCCTCGGGCACGCGCAACGCCATCACCGACGTGCAGGGCGTTTCGGTCGGGCATCGCACGCTGGACGACAACGGCGTGCAGACCGGCGTGACCGTCGTGCGCCCGCATGGCGGTGACGCTTTCCGCGACAAGGTGCCGGCCGCGGCCGTGGTGCTCAACGGCTTTGGCAAGAGCGTGGGGCTGGTGCAGGTCGAAGAGCTTGGCGTGCTCGAAACGCCGATCGCTCTTACCAACACCTTCTCCGTCGGCACGGTTGCGACGGCGCAGATCCGCGACTGCGTGGCGGCCAATCCGGAGTCGGGGCGCTCGCTGCCCACGGTCAATCCGCTCGTCTTCGAGTGCAACGACGGTTTTCTCAACGACATCCAGCGGCTGGCCGTGACCGAGGCCGACTACCTGCACGCACTGGAAAGCGCGGGCGCCGACTTCGAGCAGGGCTCGGTGGGCGCGGGCCGCGGCATGTCGAGCTTCCAGTTCAAGGGTGGCATCGGCAGTGCTTCGCGCTGCGTGCCTTCGCGCCACGGCGGCGTGCACACCGTGGGCGCGCTGGTGCTGGCCAACTATGGCCGGCTGCCGCAACTGGTGCTGGCGGGCCGGGCGGTGGGCGCGCAACTCGCGGCGCAGCTGGCTTCGCAAGAAGCAGCCGCGCAGGCGACCGCGGCGGCCGAGCCGGAAAAGGGCTCGATCATCATGCTCATTGCCACCGACGCCCCGCTGGACGCACGGCAGCTGCGCCGGCTGGCGTTGCGCGCCGGTGCCGGGCTGGCGCGCACGGGCTCGGTTTTCGGCCACGGGAGCGGCGACATCGCACTGGCTTTCTCGACCGCCTACACCGTGCCCGACCGGGCCGAACGGCCGATGCCTGCCGTCGCCATGCTGCACGACAGCCTGCTTGACGATATCTTCCAGGCTGCGGCCGACAGCACCGAACAAGCCATCGTCCACGCGCTGTGGCGTGCCACGGCGGTGACCGGCCGCGACGGCCACCACCGGCGTGCGCTCTCGGAGCTGCTGCCGCCCTCTTCCTTCATCTCTTGA